The following coding sequences lie in one Arachis ipaensis cultivar K30076 chromosome B05, Araip1.1, whole genome shotgun sequence genomic window:
- the LOC110262902 gene encoding transcription termination factor MTERF9, chloroplastic-like, which translates to MISRYSIVQSHHPNFTISYLIDSCGLSPDTTALTSQNLHLPSAERPDSILTLLREHGFTDTQISNLIRKRPLLLLVNPDILLPKFQFFLSIGISNTNLARTLTADPTLLTRSLEKQIIPSYNFLKSVLISDEKVAASLKRTSWVFLEDHKKNLVPNLNLLKEMDVPESCVTLLLTHFLEALMQKKENFAKLSKEIKEMGFNPKKTTFVLAIHVLSGEGNKSIYNRCYEVYKRWGWSDDDILMAFKKHPLCMILSEDKIMKTMDYLVNKMGWTSGMIVRCPVVLFFSLEKRIKPRCSVAKVLLMKGLIKRKLSLSTLLLPDEDSFLEKHVIKYELQVKGGGTRIQRCSCLINATDLGR; encoded by the coding sequence ATGATCTCCCGCTACAGCATAGTCCAATCTCACCACCCCAACTTCACAATCTCATACCTGATTGACTCATGTGGTCTCTCTCCAGACACTACTGCTCTTACTTCCCAAAATCTTCACCTTCCTTCTGCTGAAAGACCAGACTCAATTCTCACCCTTCTCAGGGAGCATGGTTTCACAGATACCCAGATTTCAAACCTCATCAGAAAACGCCCATTGCTCCTCTTAGTAAACCCAGATATCCTCTTGCCAAAGTTTCAATTTTTCCTCTCCATTGGGATTTCCAATACCAACCTCGCAAGAACCCTAACCGCTGACCCAACCCTTTTGACCCGGAGCTTGGAGAAACAGATCATACCCTCTTACAATTTCCTCAAGAGTGTGTTGATTTCTGATGAAAAGGTTGCAGCTTCATTGAAGCGCACATCTTGGGTCTTCCTCGAGGATCACAAGAAGAACCTCGTACCAAACCTCAATCTCCTAAAAGAGATGGATGTTCCTGAATCATGTGTTACGCTGTTGCTGACTCATTTTCTGGAGGCATTGATGCAGAAAAAGGAAAACTTTGCAAAGCTTTCTAAGGAGATTAAAGAAATGGGATTTAATCCAAAAAAGACAACATTTGTGTTGGCCATTCATGTGCTCTCAGGTGAGGGTAACAAATCCATATATAACCGCTGTTACGAGGTTTATAAGAGGTGGGGTTGGTCAGATGATGACATCCTTATGGCATTCAAGAAGCACCCACTTTGTATGATACTTTCAGAGGATAAGATAATGAAGACAATGGATTACTTGGTGAATAAGATGGGTTGGACTTCAGGGATGATTGTTAGGTGCCCAGTTGTGTTGTTTTTCAGCTTGGAGAAGAGGATTAAACCTAGGTGCTCTGTTGCTAAGGTTTTGTTGATGAAGGGATTGATTAAGAGGAAGTTGAGCTTGTCCACTTTGCTGTTGCCTGATGAGGACAGTTTCTTAGAGAAGCATGTGATCAAGTATGAGCTGCAGGTGAAGGGTGGTGGAACAAGGATTCAACGATGCTCCTGTTTGATCAACGCAACAGATCTGGGAAGGTAA